cttcccttgctTTATTCCAAATCATGTTTTGATGACGAGTTCTGGTCTTCCCGTTATGATTATATTTTGGCCTTCATCTCTGTTCCACATTACAAGCTTTTTGCTTAAAAGACATCCTAATTTGAAAGTGTAACAATTTTTTTCATGAAAGTACTATTCTTAGAGGTCGTACCCAGTTATTCTCATAAAGTTGTGAGATCTCGGTAGAGTCCAAGAAGTCAATGATCTCTTTGCAGCTACCATTTTTCCATATGATATGTAAGGTCGGTTATTAGTTTGTTGTAGTGTAGATTCCGGGTGATAATCATTCTGGCTTGTGAGTATAATTTTTAGGTCAGCATAGCTTCTTCATCCCTGAAAATAAATCATTCGTGATAGCCTCAATCTCAAAATAGTATAatcccctcccccccccccccccccatttgtatatatgttttaagtttttaacaGAAGATTGATTAGTTAATTCGGCTTTGGTAGGCTGTCGTTCATAGAGCTAAGAACTCAAAATATTCAGCTGATGAGGATATGGAGGAGACAGATGTTAAAGATCCAAATTTAAAGCAATCTCTGGAGTCTGCTACTTCTCAGATTAGCCAGCTAGCTCTTTCTAATAGTCCTACTGGTAAATCTTCACTGAATTGTATTGTGGGATCAGATACGGCCAATGCAGGTGTAGATATTGACTTTTTGACTTTTTATGTCTGTACATTGATGATCTGCATGCAGGTGTTGCCAATCTTGCAGCTGTTTTTCTGTTCCCGCTTTTcataaattattttcagatGGGTGTCACTGGAGCAGCCACTGCCACTGTTGTGTCTCAGTATGCACTTTCTTCCTGAAGTCTGTTAGTCGGCTTTCTTTTAACTATATTGGTAATCATGCTGCTTGTTTGTGCTCCAGATACATAGGTAGCTTCTTGATGATTTGGTTTCTTAGCAAGAGAGTAATATTATTACCTCCAAAATTTGGAGATTTGAAGTTTGGGGTCTATTTAAAATCTGGTGAGTGTCAGAGAAATGTTTATGGTTATTTTCTGTTTTTGATTCTTTATCCAAAACATTGATTTTAATAACCTTCTACTTAATAATCACCATTACAAACTTCTTAAATTAGTCTGCTTAAGTGGCCATTGTTTGTACCTACTTAAAGTGTTACTCGTACATGTTTGGATTGCCGTCTGTTTCCTTATGTTTACCTTTTTTCCAGGTGGATTTCTGATTGGAAGAACTGTGGCTGTTTTGATAACTATGACGATTGGGACCTCGATGGCTGCTCGTCAaggtcctctagctatggctgcTCATCAAATCTGTATGCAAGTGTGGTTGGCTGTCTCTCTTTTAACTGATGGATTGGCCGCATCTGGTCAGGTATGAGCTTTCATCTAACTAGGAGGTTCGATATCCAGGCTATAGGTTTTTCAGGCATCTAGACTACCTCTATTCTACAGTGCTTGTccattatgatttatgattatcacaaaagttgaagattgtgaataatgtgtgggttttaaccaaataggaaaagcttcttggattaataagcatttgttgttgtccaaagatcctgatttgtgaacaataaaccaaataggaaaagctacatattttctcagagtattacacttattacatgtttaatatgaatagttttaactttctaacactcattccaatctacttatgcaaatttaaggcttgtttggtcgttataggtcatattaggctaaaatgaggcttttttgctcccaaatatgaaataaagaaccttaggactcattttaaacatattaaatgttttatatgattagttttaactttacaagacttaatccaatctatttatgcacattcatgacttctttggccgttataggtcatatttaggctaaaatgacattttcgctcccaactttgatctaacgaacttaaaaactaatttcaaacttattacatgattcatatgattatttttaacttttcaagactcaatcctatctattatgcacatttgagacttgtttggtcgttataggtcatatttaagctaaaatgagacattttcgctcctaaccttgaactaaagaacctaaagactcattttaaaccctttacatgattaatatgcttagttttaactttctaagactcatttcaatctatttattcacatttaaggcttattgggtcgttataggtcatattaaggctaaaatgaagcattttccctcccaactttgaactaaagaacctaaggactcattttatacttattacatgtttaatatgaatagttttaactttctaacactcattccaatctacttatgcaaatttaaggcttgtttggtcgttataggtcatattaggctaaaatgaggcttttttgctcccaaatatgaaataaagaaccttaggactcattttaaacatattaaatgttttatatgattagttttaactttacaagacttaatccaatctatttatgcacattcatgacttctttggccgttataggtcatatttaggctaaaatgacattttcgctcccaactttgatctaatgaacttaaaaactaatttcaaacttattacatgattcatatgattatttttaactttctaggactcattccaatccatttatgcacatttaaggctcattgtgtcgttataggtcatatttaggctaaaatgacattttcgctcccaactttgaacttaagaacctaatgactcattttaaacttattatatgataaatatgcttagttttaagtttctaagacttattctaatctatttatgcacatttaatgcttgttttatcgttataggtcatatttaggataaaataaggcattttcgatcccaactttaaaataaagaacctaaggacttattttaaacttattacatgattaatatgcttagttttaagtttctaagacttaatctaactacttatacacatttaaggcttgtttggtcgttataggacatatttaggctaaaatgacattttcgctcccaactatgaaccaaagaacctaaggactccttttaaacttactaaatgttttatatgcttatttttaactttctaggactcattccaatccatttatgcacatttaaggctcattgtgtcgttatgggtcatatttaggctaaaatgacattttcgttcccaactttgaacttaagaacctaatgactcattttaaacttattatatgataaatatgcttagttttaagtttctaatacttattctaatctacttatacccatttaatgcttgtttgatcgttataggtcatattaaggataaaataaggcattttcgatcccaactttaaaataaagaacctaaggacttattttaaacttattacttgtttaatatgcttagttttaagtttctaagacttattctaactacttatacacatttaaggcttgtttggtcgttataggacatatttaggctaaaatgacattttcgctcccaactatgaaccaa
This Spinacia oleracea cultivar Varoflay chromosome 6, BTI_SOV_V1, whole genome shotgun sequence DNA region includes the following protein-coding sequences:
- the LOC130463485 gene encoding protein DETOXIFICATION 45, chloroplastic-like; its protein translation is MEETDVKDPNLKQSLESATSQISQLALSNSPTGVANLAAVFLFPLFINYFQMGVTGAATATVVSQYIGSFLMIWFLSKRVILLPPKFGDLKFGVYLKSGECQRNVYGYFLFLILYPKH